From one Solanum lycopersicum chromosome 12, SLM_r2.1 genomic stretch:
- the LOC101255566 gene encoding glycosyltransferase BC10-like has product MKHETHQNQIISAKLFNSQRYIHSLIVYFLFFGSGLVIGISLTFYLKDVPITLKKKLFTIQPSPPLIVPPKSRPPPSLPIFHQEQDVTMNNNIKRKIPGVGRIGLTDYIKPPEAMHDMMDDELIWRASMIPKAKIFPFNRTPKVAFMFLARGSLPLAPLWERFFRGHEGHYSIYIHSQPSFKGDAPEEGPIFHGRRVPSKRVDWGEFSMVDAERRLLANALLDMSNERFVLLSEACIPLYNFTTIYTYIMNSTKTFVESYDEWGPVGRGRYNSQMTPWVTIEQWRKGSQWFELDREIALDMITDQKYFNLFKDFCRPACYSDEHYLPTFVTMRYWWKNGNRTLTWVDWTKGGPHPTKFARTEVTKELLHQMRTGIQCMYNGEPTNMCYLFARKFLPSALDRLLKFAPKVMMF; this is encoded by the exons ATGAAGCATGAAACACATCAAAATCAGATTATCTCAGCAAAACTTTTCAATTCTCAAAGGTATATCCATAGCCTTATTgtgtattttcttttctttggttCTGGTTTGGTTATAGGAATATCATTAACCTTCTATCTAAAAGATGTTCCAATcacattaaagaaaaaattatttactatcCAACCATCTCCTCCATTAATAGTACCACCAAAATCGCGCCCTCCACCATCTCTTCCAATATTCCATCAAGAACAAGACGTgacaatgaataataatatcaaGAGGAAAATCCCGGGTGTTGGTAGAATAGGATTAACCGATTATATTAAGCCTCCTGAAGCAATGCATGATATGATGGATGATGAGTTGATATGGAGAGCTTCTATGATTCCTAAGGCTAAGATATTCCCATTTAACCGTACCCCAAAGGTCGCGTTTATGTTTCTAGCAAGAGGTAGTTTACCATTAGCACCACTTTGGGAACGATTCTTCAGAGGACATGAAGGTCATTACTCCATTTATATTCATTCTCAACCATCTTTCAAAGGGGATGCACCTGAAGAGGGACCAATTTTTCATGGTCGAAGAGTCCCAAGTAAG AGAGTAGATTGGGGAGAATTCAGCATGGTTGACGCAGAACGAAGGTTATTAGCCAACGCTTTACTCGACATGTCAAATGAACGTTTTGTGCTTCTTTCGGAGGCTTGTATTCCCTTATATAATTTCACAACTATCTACACCTACATCATGAACTCCACAAAAACGTTTGTGGAATCCTATGATGAATGGGGCCCCGTTGGACGGGGCCGCTATAATAGTCAAATGACACCATGGGTGACAATCGAACAATGGAGAAAAGGGTCTCAATGGTTTGAGCTCGATAGAGAGATCGCGCTCGATATGATCACCGATCAAAAATACTTCAATTTATTCAAAGATTTTTGTAGGCCAGCATGTTACTCTGATGAACATTATTTACCAACTTTTGTCACCATGAGATATTGGTGGAAAAATGGTAATAGAACGTTGACTTGGGTTGACTGGACAAAAGGTGGACCCCACCCTACAAAATTTGCTAGAACTGAGGTAACAAAGGAATTGTTACACCAAATGAGAACTGGAATTCAATGTATGTATAATGGAGAGCCTACAAATATGTGTTACCTTTTCGCAAGAAAGTTCTTACCTAGTGCGTTGGATAGGCTTTTAAAGTTTGCTCCTAAGGTCATGATGTTCTGa